The Dioscorea cayenensis subsp. rotundata cultivar TDr96_F1 chromosome 19, TDr96_F1_v2_PseudoChromosome.rev07_lg8_w22 25.fasta, whole genome shotgun sequence genome includes a window with the following:
- the LOC120250045 gene encoding serine/threonine-protein kinase ATG1a isoform X2, which produces MEELGGRLIGDYMLGPKIGSGSFAVVWHGRHRHSGMEVAVKEIDKKQLSPKVHDSLLKEIDILRHVSHPNIVRFHHAVQTDERIFLVLEYCDGGDLAAYIQRHGRVSEALARHFMRQLASGLQVLRENNLIHRDLKPQNLLLSTNGDAPVLKIGDFGFARYLMPQGLADTLCGSPLYMAPEIIQNKKYDAKADLWSVGAILYQLVTGKPPFDGASQFQLFQNILASSELKFPQEVLADLHPDIVDLCKRLLRQEPVERLTFEEFFNHKFLAVERPSECVESVQGTANDKVGMTPDCAPSSSSNARSVQAESMDHKLFGLVTSKDSLEGIEQEYVLVHRHLASLETLASSIEETSWKDSSGAKLPSKGTSVQLQKDETYITSLCQSESGQDNLPSHSSVLQQSFAAEKPQGAPSLHPSTKLQFLYHYIRAITDVVQEKLTEGLHLESFSIELVALAVWREALRMCTCWMSSAKGKALDTCLLSIAPQTNDSSFPYTVQEVDFWNPSSVCSWVEHGFINAYELAEKIADNFQNIDGDIMMPDAMEILFQAALCAGKSGAADELMGNKSRAMSSYSRATTLFTFILLEAMSLPLNPPFVLSSSDKQRIQRYIMNLRAHMNRSLMGEPVTDQTKDSTSK; this is translated from the exons ATGGAGGAGCTTGGTGGCCGCCTCATCGGCGACTACATGCTTGGCCCGAAGATCGGGTCTGGCTCCTTTGCCGTCGTCTGGCATGGCCGCCACCGACACTCCGGGATGGAGGTCGCCGTGAAGGAGATCGATAAGAAGCAGCTCAGCCCTAAGGTTCATGATAGCCTTCTTAAGGAGATCGACATCCTTCGCCATGTCTCTCATCCTAACATCGTTCGCTTCCATCACGCCGTTCAG aCTGATGAGAGGATTTTTCTTGTGCTGGAGTACTGCGATGGGGGCGATCTTGCTGCGTATATTCAGCGTCATGGCCGGGTTTCGGAGGCCTTGGCCAGGCATTTCATGAGGCAGCTCG CTTCAGGATTGCAGGTTTTGCGGGAGAACAATCTCATCCACAGGGATTTGAAACCACAG AATCTTCTCTTGTCAACTAATGGTGATGCCCCTGTTTTGAAGATTGGGGATTTTGGATTTGCAAG GTACCTGATGCCGCAAGGATTGGCAGACACATTATGTGGCTCTCCATTATACATGGCTCCAGAGATCATACAGAACAAAAAGTATGATGCCAAG GCTGACTTATGGAGTGTTGGAGCAATTCTTTACCAACTGGTGACTGGGAAACCACCTTTTGATGGCGCAAGTCAATTTCAg CTTTTCCAAAACATATTGGCTTCTAGTGAGCTAAAATTTCCACAAGAGGTTTTGGCAGATTTGCATCCTGATATTGTTGACCTCTGTAAAAGACTTTTACGTCAGGAACCAG TGGAAAGACTAACTTTTGAGGAATTCTTCAATCACAAGTTCCTTGCTGTCGAAAG GCCAAGTGAATGTGTTGAATCTGTACAAGGCACTGCAAATGATAAGGTAGGAATGACACCTGATTGTGCTCCATCAAGTTCATCAAATGCTCGGAGTGTGCAGGCTGAAAGCATGGACCATAAGCTTTTTGGCTTAGTCACATCAAAAG ACTCATTGGAAGGCATTGAACAAGAATATGTACTTGTTCACCGTCATCTAGCTTCTTTGGAGACCTTAGCCTCTTCAATTGAGGAGACATCATGGAAGGACAGTAGTGGAGCCAAACTTCCTAGCAAGGGCACTTCTGTTCAGTTGCAAAAGGATGAAACATACATTACCTCATTATGTCAATCTGAAAGTGGACAAGACAATCTGCCTTCTCATTCATCAGTATTACAACAATCCTTTGCAGCGGAAAAACCACAAGGAGCACCATCATTGCATCCTTCTACTAAGCTTCAGTTTTTATATCACTATATTCGTGCTATAACAGACGTAGTGCAAGAAAAG CTTACTGAAGGATTGCATTTGGAATCATTTTCAATTGAACTTGTTGCTTTAGCTGTGTGGAGAGAAGCTCTTAGAATGTGCACTTGCTGGATGTCGTCAGCCAAGGGAAAAGCCCTCGATACCTGTTTGCTTAGCATTGCACCTCAAACAAATGATAGTTCATTTCCATATACTGTTCAAGAGGTTGATTTCTGGAATCCATCCTCTGTGTGCTCCTGGGTGGAACATGGATTTATTAATGCCTATGAGCTTGCAGAAAAGATAGCTgacaattttcaaaatattgatg GTGATATCATGATGCCAGATGCTatggaaattttatttcaagCAGCTTTGTGTGCTGGGAAGAGTGGTGCT gCTGATGAACTTATGGGCAACAAGAGCAGAGCAATGTCATCATACTCAAGAGCAACCACACTGTTTACATTCATTCTGTTGGAAGCCATGTCCCTGCCTTTGAACCCTCCATTTGTTCTCTCATCTTCGGACAAGCAGCGCATACAAAGGTACATAATGAACTTAAGAGCTCATATGAATCGATCTCTAATGGGCGAACCAGTTACTGATCAAACCAAGGACTCTACTTCCAAGTAA
- the LOC120250045 gene encoding serine/threonine-protein kinase ATG1a isoform X1 has translation MEELGGRLIGDYMLGPKIGSGSFAVVWHGRHRHSGMEVAVKEIDKKQLSPKVHDSLLKEIDILRHVSHPNIVRFHHAVQTDERIFLVLEYCDGGDLAAYIQRHGRVSEALARHFMRQLASGLQVLRENNLIHRDLKPQNLLLSTNGDAPVLKIGDFGFARYLMPQGLADTLCGSPLYMAPEIIQNKKYDAKADLWSVGAILYQLVTGKPPFDGASQFQLFQNILASSELKFPQEVLADLHPDIVDLCKRLLRQEPVERLTFEEFFNHKFLAVERPSECVESVQGTANDKVGMTPDCAPSSSSNARSVQAESMDHKLFGLVTSKVTDSLEGIEQEYVLVHRHLASLETLASSIEETSWKDSSGAKLPSKGTSVQLQKDETYITSLCQSESGQDNLPSHSSVLQQSFAAEKPQGAPSLHPSTKLQFLYHYIRAITDVVQEKLTEGLHLESFSIELVALAVWREALRMCTCWMSSAKGKALDTCLLSIAPQTNDSSFPYTVQEVDFWNPSSVCSWVEHGFINAYELAEKIADNFQNIDGDIMMPDAMEILFQAALCAGKSGAADELMGNKSRAMSSYSRATTLFTFILLEAMSLPLNPPFVLSSSDKQRIQRYIMNLRAHMNRSLMGEPVTDQTKDSTSK, from the exons ATGGAGGAGCTTGGTGGCCGCCTCATCGGCGACTACATGCTTGGCCCGAAGATCGGGTCTGGCTCCTTTGCCGTCGTCTGGCATGGCCGCCACCGACACTCCGGGATGGAGGTCGCCGTGAAGGAGATCGATAAGAAGCAGCTCAGCCCTAAGGTTCATGATAGCCTTCTTAAGGAGATCGACATCCTTCGCCATGTCTCTCATCCTAACATCGTTCGCTTCCATCACGCCGTTCAG aCTGATGAGAGGATTTTTCTTGTGCTGGAGTACTGCGATGGGGGCGATCTTGCTGCGTATATTCAGCGTCATGGCCGGGTTTCGGAGGCCTTGGCCAGGCATTTCATGAGGCAGCTCG CTTCAGGATTGCAGGTTTTGCGGGAGAACAATCTCATCCACAGGGATTTGAAACCACAG AATCTTCTCTTGTCAACTAATGGTGATGCCCCTGTTTTGAAGATTGGGGATTTTGGATTTGCAAG GTACCTGATGCCGCAAGGATTGGCAGACACATTATGTGGCTCTCCATTATACATGGCTCCAGAGATCATACAGAACAAAAAGTATGATGCCAAG GCTGACTTATGGAGTGTTGGAGCAATTCTTTACCAACTGGTGACTGGGAAACCACCTTTTGATGGCGCAAGTCAATTTCAg CTTTTCCAAAACATATTGGCTTCTAGTGAGCTAAAATTTCCACAAGAGGTTTTGGCAGATTTGCATCCTGATATTGTTGACCTCTGTAAAAGACTTTTACGTCAGGAACCAG TGGAAAGACTAACTTTTGAGGAATTCTTCAATCACAAGTTCCTTGCTGTCGAAAG GCCAAGTGAATGTGTTGAATCTGTACAAGGCACTGCAAATGATAAGGTAGGAATGACACCTGATTGTGCTCCATCAAGTTCATCAAATGCTCGGAGTGTGCAGGCTGAAAGCATGGACCATAAGCTTTTTGGCTTAGTCACATCAAAAG TTACAGACTCATTGGAAGGCATTGAACAAGAATATGTACTTGTTCACCGTCATCTAGCTTCTTTGGAGACCTTAGCCTCTTCAATTGAGGAGACATCATGGAAGGACAGTAGTGGAGCCAAACTTCCTAGCAAGGGCACTTCTGTTCAGTTGCAAAAGGATGAAACATACATTACCTCATTATGTCAATCTGAAAGTGGACAAGACAATCTGCCTTCTCATTCATCAGTATTACAACAATCCTTTGCAGCGGAAAAACCACAAGGAGCACCATCATTGCATCCTTCTACTAAGCTTCAGTTTTTATATCACTATATTCGTGCTATAACAGACGTAGTGCAAGAAAAG CTTACTGAAGGATTGCATTTGGAATCATTTTCAATTGAACTTGTTGCTTTAGCTGTGTGGAGAGAAGCTCTTAGAATGTGCACTTGCTGGATGTCGTCAGCCAAGGGAAAAGCCCTCGATACCTGTTTGCTTAGCATTGCACCTCAAACAAATGATAGTTCATTTCCATATACTGTTCAAGAGGTTGATTTCTGGAATCCATCCTCTGTGTGCTCCTGGGTGGAACATGGATTTATTAATGCCTATGAGCTTGCAGAAAAGATAGCTgacaattttcaaaatattgatg GTGATATCATGATGCCAGATGCTatggaaattttatttcaagCAGCTTTGTGTGCTGGGAAGAGTGGTGCT gCTGATGAACTTATGGGCAACAAGAGCAGAGCAATGTCATCATACTCAAGAGCAACCACACTGTTTACATTCATTCTGTTGGAAGCCATGTCCCTGCCTTTGAACCCTCCATTTGTTCTCTCATCTTCGGACAAGCAGCGCATACAAAGGTACATAATGAACTTAAGAGCTCATATGAATCGATCTCTAATGGGCGAACCAGTTACTGATCAAACCAAGGACTCTACTTCCAAGTAA